Genomic DNA from Pistricoccus aurantiacus:
CAAACTGATCTGCTGGACGTCTCGATCAGCCATGGTTCGGTTGCTATCGGCGACCTTATATTCCTGGAAATCCTGCAAGGCATCCGCAACGACAAACAATATCGCCAAACTAAACAAAGCCTGCTCACATTAGATCAACATGAAATGTTTGGCAAAGAAATGTCAACTAAGTGCGCCGACAACTACCGGGCACTACGGAAAAAAGGCATCACGATCAGAAAAACTGCCGACGTGATCATCGCGACGTTTTGCATAGA
This window encodes:
- the vapC gene encoding type II toxin-antitoxin system VapC family toxin, with the translated sequence MILVDTSVWIDYFNGVENPQTDLLDVSISHGSVAIGDLIFLEILQGIRNDKQYRQTKQSLLTLDQHEMFGKEMSTKCADNYRALRKKGITIRKTADVIIATFCIEKQLPLLFLDRDFSPFVDHLGLQPALRKNNRY